GAGAAGAAACTGCTGTCGGAGAAAGAGATTGCCGAGATCCTCGACCCGGCGAGGATGACCGAGCCCCAGCGTCCGCTGGATGCGGCGAAGGACCGAGAGCAGAAGAAGAAGCTCTAGTACTGGCTCCGCGTCTTCCCTAAGAGGATGCTCGCGTCGCGCACCCGCGCGGTCGCTCGCCTAGATCCTTCGCTCGACACAAGTAAGAGGCGTCTCGCTCAGGATGACAAACAGAGGTTAGTAGGCCCAGCGCAGCAGCGTGGCGCCGGTCGTAAATCCTGCTCCCACGGAGGCTAGAAGCACTAAGTCTCCCTTTTTCAGCTTGCCTTGGTCGAGTGCCGTCTGCATGGCCAGCGGGATGGTGCCGGCGGTGGTGTTGCCGAACTCGTCGATGTTGATGATGACGCGGTCGGGGTTCAGGCCGACGCGATCGGCGGTGGCGGTGATGATGCGCCCGTTGGCCTGGTGGGGAATGAAGCAGTTCACGTCCTTGCCGGTGAAGCCGTTGCGCTTGAGCAGGTTCTCGCAGACCTCGGTCATCTTGCGCACGGCGTACTTGAAGACCGCCCCACCGTCCTGGTGGACGACGTGCATGTTCTTGTCCACGGTCTCATGGGTCGAAGGATTGCGGCTGCCGCCGCCGGGCATGTAGAGGGCGCAGCCGCCGGAACCGTCCACTTCATGGATGAAGTCCATGAAGTAGCAGGCGCCGTCCTTGCCGTCCTTTTCGAGGGCGGGTTCGAGCAGGATGGCGCCCGCGCCGTCGCCGAAGATCACGCAGGTGGCGCGGTCGGTGTAATCAATGATGGAGGACATGACGTCGGCGCCGATGACCAGCACCTTCTTATGCGCGCCCGTCTGGATGAACTGCACCCCGGTCTGCAGGGCGTAGAGGAAGCCGGAGCAGGCGGCGGAGACGTCGAATCCCCAGGCGCCGGCCGCGCCCAGCTTGTCCTGGAGGATGCAGGCGGTGGCGGGAAAAAACATGTCGGGAGTGACGGTGGCCACGAGGATGGCCTCGATCTCGGTTGCGGGGATGCCGCGCTGGGCGAGCGCGCGCCGCGCCGCCTCCAGTGCCAGGTCGGAGGTGGCCATCCCTTTGTCCACGATGTGCCGCTGGCGGATGCCGGTGCGCTCCAGGATCCACTGGTCGGAGGTCTCGACCATCTTCTCCAGGTCGGCGTTGGTCAAAAGGCGGGGCGGGACGTAGGTCCCGAGAGCGGTGATCTTCGCCCGTGGCAAATGAATTCTCCGGTGATGCGACCGCTATTCTGGACTACGGAGCCGGGAAAAACAATTTCTCAGGCTGATTCCGGTGGACGCGGGTCTGGGAAACTAGGCCAGGCACCGGGACACTCGCTGCACACGCACGAGCCCGTTACCGTTGCTTCCTTCCGGACCTGGCGGGATTGGCGGGATTGCATCGCGCGGGGCCCAATGCCTGACGGGACATTCTAGCATCGGGCGATCGGGGATCGGCCGAGCCGAACCCCGCGCCTGCCGCGGGCGTAGGGACTACAATCTCCTTCGATGCCGCCGGAAACCAGCGCGCCCGCGAGCCTGGGCCAGAGCGTGATCGAGCGCTACTACGAGATCTCGCTCTACCTGCTGATCGTCACCGGCTTCGCCACTCTGGCCAGCACGGGAAAGCTCGACGCCCTCTCGGTCGTGTTCTTCGCCGCGGCGCTGGCCTTGCGAGGATACCTCCTGCTCAAGGGGCGGACGCCGGTGATCCCGGTGCGCTGGACCAACTACCTCACCTTTGTTTATGTGGTCTTCTACCTGGCGGACTTCTTCCTGATCTCGGACAGCTTCCTCACGGCGACGGTCCACCTCATCCTGCTCATCATGGCGGTGAAGATTTTTTCGGTGGAGCGCTATCGCGACCACCTCTATCTGGCGGCGCTCTCGTTCGGCATGGTGCTGATGGCGGCGGTGCTCACCGTGGACAGCCTGTTCCTGGCGGCCTTCAGCCTGTTCGCGCTGCTGGCGGTGACGACCTTCGTGAGCATGGAGATGAAGCGCTCCGGGGCGGAGGCCTCGGGACGCGCCCGCGAACCCGCCGAACTCCGCCGCCGCATGCCCTGGTCGCTCTCCACCACCTCGCTGGCGCTGATGGTGGCCATCCTCCTGGGCGCGGCGGGGATCTTCTTCGTGCTGCCGCGCATCACCGCGGGGTACCTGACCGCCTACGCCCCGCGCAACGAGCTGGCCAGCGGCTTCAGCGACGAGGTCCGGCTGGGACAGATCGGGGAGATTCAGCAGTCGAGCCAGGTGGTGATGCACATCCGCATCGCGGACGACAGCCAGGGCGCCTACGACCTGAAGTGGCGCGGCGTGGCCCTGTCGACCTTCGACGGCCACCGCTGGTTCAACAACAGGCGCGATCGCGATCGCCGTGTGCTCTCGCAGCCCGGCGGCCGCTTTGAGCTTTTGGCGGACGCCCCCGCGCCCGCGGAGTACCTCCAGACCCGTCCTGCTTTCCAGATCCGCTACCGGGTGGTCACCGAGCCCATGTTGGGCAGCGACGTATTTTTCCTGGCCCCCATCGCCCAGGTCCTCTATGTCAACTACCGCAACATCGCGGTGGACGATGACACGGGGGCGGTCTTTAATAGCGACCGCTACCGCGTGATCAACGCCTACGAAGCAGTCTCCAACCTGCGGACGCCGTCGGCGACGGTGTTGCGGGCCGCGGCGGGCGAGCTTCCGCCGGAGATCCAGGAGCGCTACCTGCAGCTGCCGGCGAAGATGGACGCGCGCATCCCTCCCCTCGCACGTCAGGTCACCGCCAAGGCCACCAACGATTACGACCGCGCGCGCGCCCTTGAGCTCCACCTGCAAGCGCGCTACGGCTACACGCTCCAGCTTCCCGCGACTCCGCCCCGCGACCCGGTAGCCAACTTCCTCTTCGAGCGCAAGGAAGGACACTGCGAGTACTTTGCTTCGTCCATGGCCCTGATGCTGCGGGAACTGGGAATCCCGTCGCGCATTGTGAACGGATTCCGCACCGGCGAGTTCAACGACCTGACCGGAAGCTACATCATCCGGGCGCGCGATGCGCACTCCTGGGTGGAAGCCTACTTCCCCGGACAGGGCTGGGTGGCCTTCGATCCCACACCCGCCTCCAACCACCCGTTGGCCGGCGGCTGGCAGCGGATGCTCCTGTACTTCGACGCCATGAGCGAATTCTGGCGTGAGTGGGTGGTGAACTACGACTTCTCCCACCAGAACACGCTGGGCCAGAACATGACCGTGAGTGGCCGGCAGTACTTCCTGAGCTTGCAGCAGTGGGCGAAGCGGAAATACTCGGAGCTGCTGGAAGCGGCGCGCCAGACGCGGCGGCGAGCGCAGGAGCAGCCGCGGGAGTGGGGCTTGCGCGGCGTCATCGGGCTCTCCGGACTGCTGCTCCTGATCAACGCGCGGAAGCTGTGGCGCGGCGGAAGACGGCAATGGCTGGCGCGGCGTCCGGCGCGCGCCCCGCAAGCCGCGGCCAGCATCTGGTACGAGCGCATGACGCGGTCGCTGGCCCGGCGCGGGTGGCCCCGGGCTCCGGCGCAGACCCCGGAAGAGTTCCTGATCACCATCGACGATCCGCAGGTGCGCCGCTCGGTCGAGGCCTTCATCTTGCGCTACGAGCGCGCAAGATTCGGCGACTCGGCAGAAGACGCACAGCGACTTCCTGAGCTGTACCAGTCGATTCGCTCCGGGCGCTAGCCGCGCCAATGGCCTCAGGGACCGGATGCTAGAATCGATAGATTCTATGCCAGTTGACGAAATCACGGCAGAAACTTGCGGGAGCTCCGCGGCCGAGAGCCGCCGCACGACGAAACCCGTGCGGGTGGGCTTCGTCAGCCTGGGCTGTCCCAAGAACCTGGTGGACAGCGAGGTGATGATGGGTCTTTTGGCGGCGGGCGGAGCCGAGATCACCACGCGCGCGGAAGACGCCGACGTCATCGTGGTCAACACCTGCTCGTTCATCGAAACCGCCAAGCAGGAGTCGGT
The genomic region above belongs to Terriglobales bacterium and contains:
- a CDS encoding beta-ketoacyl-ACP synthase III — translated: MPRAKITALGTYVPPRLLTNADLEKMVETSDQWILERTGIRQRHIVDKGMATSDLALEAARRALAQRGIPATEIEAILVATVTPDMFFPATACILQDKLGAAGAWGFDVSAACSGFLYALQTGVQFIQTGAHKKVLVIGADVMSSIIDYTDRATCVIFGDGAGAILLEPALEKDGKDGACYFMDFIHEVDGSGGCALYMPGGGSRNPSTHETVDKNMHVVHQDGGAVFKYAVRKMTEVCENLLKRNGFTGKDVNCFIPHQANGRIITATADRVGLNPDRVIINIDEFGNTTAGTIPLAMQTALDQGKLKKGDLVLLASVGAGFTTGATLLRWAY
- a CDS encoding DUF3488 and transglutaminase-like domain-containing protein yields the protein MPPETSAPASLGQSVIERYYEISLYLLIVTGFATLASTGKLDALSVVFFAAALALRGYLLLKGRTPVIPVRWTNYLTFVYVVFYLADFFLISDSFLTATVHLILLIMAVKIFSVERYRDHLYLAALSFGMVLMAAVLTVDSLFLAAFSLFALLAVTTFVSMEMKRSGAEASGRAREPAELRRRMPWSLSTTSLALMVAILLGAAGIFFVLPRITAGYLTAYAPRNELASGFSDEVRLGQIGEIQQSSQVVMHIRIADDSQGAYDLKWRGVALSTFDGHRWFNNRRDRDRRVLSQPGGRFELLADAPAPAEYLQTRPAFQIRYRVVTEPMLGSDVFFLAPIAQVLYVNYRNIAVDDDTGAVFNSDRYRVINAYEAVSNLRTPSATVLRAAAGELPPEIQERYLQLPAKMDARIPPLARQVTAKATNDYDRARALELHLQARYGYTLQLPATPPRDPVANFLFERKEGHCEYFASSMALMLRELGIPSRIVNGFRTGEFNDLTGSYIIRARDAHSWVEAYFPGQGWVAFDPTPASNHPLAGGWQRMLLYFDAMSEFWREWVVNYDFSHQNTLGQNMTVSGRQYFLSLQQWAKRKYSELLEAARQTRRRAQEQPREWGLRGVIGLSGLLLLINARKLWRGGRRQWLARRPARAPQAAASIWYERMTRSLARRGWPRAPAQTPEEFLITIDDPQVRRSVEAFILRYERARFGDSAEDAQRLPELYQSIRSGR